A genomic segment from Pirellulales bacterium encodes:
- a CDS encoding MBL fold metallo-hydrolase encodes MTELPAIERFVASTGQRIYRIPCEAFPNFIAYVYLVFDAGPLTLIDTGSGYGNCNAQVMAGLEAVRTEFGEPFQVGDIRRILITHGHIDHFGGVAHLLELTGAALGIHVLDRWVLTAYEERVIVATRALKTYLQRAGVDAELETMLMEMYGFSKKHVRSVRVDITLADGQEFDGMQFIHTPGHCPGQVCIAMGNVLISADHILSHITPHQAPESITAYTGLGHYLEALEKVRRLPGFELALGGHEVPINDVYTRIDEIRTSHERKLDRVINTINESPDPVTISSITQAMYPRAIGFNTLLALEEVGAHVEYLYQHGQLRVTNLDEVQTHISPALRYRVA; translated from the coding sequence ATGACTGAGCTTCCGGCCATCGAGCGGTTCGTCGCCAGCACGGGCCAGCGCATCTATCGCATCCCCTGCGAAGCGTTTCCCAATTTCATCGCCTACGTCTACTTGGTGTTCGACGCCGGGCCGCTGACCTTGATCGACACCGGCAGCGGGTACGGTAACTGCAACGCCCAGGTGATGGCCGGCCTCGAGGCTGTCCGCACGGAGTTCGGCGAGCCCTTCCAGGTGGGCGACATTCGCCGCATCTTGATCACGCACGGTCATATCGATCACTTCGGCGGCGTGGCGCACTTGCTCGAACTGACCGGCGCCGCGTTGGGTATCCACGTCCTCGATCGTTGGGTGCTCACGGCCTACGAAGAGCGAGTGATCGTCGCCACCCGGGCCCTGAAGACCTACCTGCAGCGGGCCGGCGTCGACGCCGAGCTCGAAACCATGCTCATGGAAATGTACGGCTTTTCCAAAAAGCATGTGCGCAGCGTGCGCGTGGATATCACGCTGGCCGACGGCCAGGAGTTCGACGGCATGCAATTCATCCACACCCCCGGCCACTGCCCGGGCCAGGTGTGCATCGCCATGGGTAACGTCTTGATCAGCGCCGATCACATCCTCAGCCACATCACGCCCCACCAGGCCCCCGAGAGCATCACGGCCTACACCGGGCTGGGCCATTATCTCGAGGCGCTGGAAAAAGTGCGCCGGCTTCCGGGCTTCGAGCTGGCCCTGGGGGGGCACGAGGTCCCGATCAACGACGTCTATACGCGGATCGACGAAATCCGCACGAGCCACGAGCGCAAGCTCGATCGCGTCATCAACACGATTAACGAATCGCCCGACCCGGTGACCATCAGCAGTATCACGCAAGCGATGTATCCGCGAGCGATCGGCTTCAACACGCTGTTGGCGCTCGAAGAAGTGGGCGCCCATGTCGAATACCTGTACCAGCATGGTCAGCTGCGCGTTACGAACCTGGACGAGGTGCAAACGCACATCAGCCCGGCCTTGCGATACCGCGTGGCGTGA
- a CDS encoding DUF1501 domain-containing protein: MSSLQLHTGLQVNRDRVVRRRDFLKGISLAGAAGASGTLGWKNLVAAKADELRSRGMACILLFMKGGPSQFETFSPKPGHENGGETKAIDTSVAGIQIAHGLPHMARVMQDVAVLRAVTAKEGNHARAEFLMHTGYAPTPTVKHPTLGSIVAHQLGDVNFDLPSFVRIAGRTTDGGGLLGVEYDPFSMANAEAPANAKLTTGQPRFERRMNLLSQLESSYARGGAEREVANHQKLYGKAAKMVTSARMEAFQLDREPEAVRARYGKGDFASGCLLARRLIESGVTFVEVGSNGWDTHDNVFERTTNLCGQVDQPMAALITDLKERGMLDKTLVIWMGEFGRTPKINPRGGRDHFPRASNVALAGGGVRGGQVIGHTDAGGDTVTDHPVSVQDLFQSFCKSLGINPAIENMSAIGRPIKIVDGGQPVSELFG; this comes from the coding sequence ATGAGCTCCTTGCAATTGCACACGGGCCTCCAGGTGAACCGCGATCGAGTCGTGCGGCGCCGCGATTTCCTCAAAGGAATTTCGCTGGCCGGTGCCGCCGGGGCGTCGGGGACCCTCGGCTGGAAAAACCTGGTGGCGGCCAAGGCCGACGAGCTGCGTTCGCGCGGCATGGCTTGCATCCTGCTGTTCATGAAAGGCGGACCCAGCCAATTCGAGACGTTTTCACCCAAGCCCGGTCACGAAAACGGCGGCGAGACCAAAGCGATCGACACGAGCGTCGCTGGCATCCAGATCGCGCACGGCCTGCCGCACATGGCCCGCGTGATGCAGGACGTCGCCGTGCTTCGCGCGGTGACGGCCAAGGAAGGAAATCACGCCCGGGCCGAGTTCCTGATGCACACCGGTTACGCGCCGACGCCGACGGTCAAACATCCCACGCTGGGCTCGATCGTGGCGCATCAGCTCGGGGACGTGAATTTCGATCTGCCGTCGTTTGTACGCATCGCCGGACGCACGACCGATGGAGGCGGGCTGTTGGGGGTCGAATACGACCCGTTTTCGATGGCCAACGCCGAGGCGCCGGCCAACGCCAAACTGACCACCGGTCAGCCGCGGTTCGAGCGGCGCATGAACCTGCTCTCGCAATTGGAGAGCAGCTACGCCCGCGGCGGCGCCGAGCGCGAGGTGGCCAATCATCAGAAGCTGTACGGCAAGGCGGCAAAAATGGTCACCAGCGCCCGCATGGAAGCCTTTCAGCTCGACCGCGAGCCGGAAGCGGTCCGCGCGCGCTACGGCAAAGGAGATTTCGCGTCGGGCTGCTTGCTCGCCCGGCGGCTGATCGAGTCGGGCGTGACGTTCGTCGAAGTCGGCAGCAACGGCTGGGACACGCACGACAACGTCTTCGAACGCACCACGAACCTGTGCGGCCAGGTCGATCAGCCGATGGCGGCTTTGATCACGGACCTGAAAGAGCGCGGCATGCTCGACAAGACGTTAGTTATTTGGATGGGCGAATTCGGCCGCACACCCAAGATCAACCCACGCGGCGGCCGCGATCACTTTCCACGCGCTTCGAACGTTGCATTGGCCGGGGGTGGTGTCCGCGGCGGGCAAGTGATCGGTCACACTGACGCGGGAGGCGATACTGTGACCGATCACCCCGTCAGCGTGCAGGACCTCTTCCAATCGTTCTGCAAGAGCCTGGGCATCAACCCGGCGATCGAGAACATGAGCGCCATCGGCCGGCCGATCAAGATCGTCGACGGCGGGCAGCCGGTGAGCGAGCTTTTCGGCTGA
- a CDS encoding DUF1549 domain-containing protein — translation MIGMIRAEQDPASASALVLAQTIDTQLRAELPTNADSMPVAGRTDDEAFLRRASQDLVGALPTPAEITAFALDPAADKRDRAVERLLADPRYGENWARYFRDMILFRRTDDRSLITRQSVTKFLTEQLNQGAGWDSIAKAFITASGDVRENGNTALIMAQMGQAVDIAAETARIFLGIQIQCAQCHDHKTDRWTREQFHELAAFFPRVTVRPVRDGEKRVSFAIASRDAGRPSKKPNGKNGSPEHFMPDLQDPSAAGTQMTPVFFVSGQKLELGTKDADRRQQLAEWITAPSNPWFAKALVNRMWAELVGHGFYEPIDDLGPDRTPTAPKTIELLSQEFANHRYDVKWLLRTIMATEAYQRASRSPNEEGPTTFAANCPQPLRADQVFSALAAALAIDESQFAPPAGQQGLGAQRFARGPRAEFERTFGYDPSAPRDEVAASIPQALLMMNSPFLNRAISAKNSNTVLNKLLAENADDETIATELYLRCLAREPEQVELATCLSYVTASPDRAEAFEDILWALVNSTEFTRRK, via the coding sequence ATGATCGGAATGATCCGTGCCGAGCAGGATCCGGCGTCAGCCTCGGCCCTGGTTCTCGCGCAGACGATCGACACCCAGCTTCGGGCCGAATTGCCGACCAACGCCGATAGCATGCCGGTGGCCGGTCGGACGGATGACGAGGCGTTCCTGCGCCGCGCTTCGCAAGATCTGGTCGGAGCGCTGCCGACACCGGCCGAGATCACGGCCTTTGCCCTCGATCCGGCCGCGGACAAGCGCGACCGGGCGGTCGAACGACTGCTGGCCGATCCGCGTTATGGCGAGAACTGGGCGCGCTACTTTCGCGACATGATCCTGTTCCGCCGGACCGACGATCGGTCGCTGATCACGCGACAGAGTGTGACGAAGTTTCTGACCGAGCAGTTGAATCAAGGGGCCGGCTGGGACTCGATCGCCAAGGCCTTCATCACCGCCAGTGGTGACGTGCGCGAAAACGGCAACACGGCGCTGATCATGGCGCAGATGGGCCAGGCAGTCGATATTGCCGCCGAGACGGCGCGGATCTTCCTGGGCATTCAAATTCAGTGCGCCCAGTGCCACGACCATAAAACCGACCGTTGGACGCGCGAGCAATTCCATGAACTGGCGGCCTTCTTCCCACGCGTGACCGTACGTCCCGTGCGCGACGGAGAGAAGCGGGTCAGCTTCGCGATCGCGTCGCGCGACGCAGGCCGGCCGTCGAAGAAACCGAACGGCAAGAACGGCAGCCCCGAGCACTTCATGCCCGACCTGCAAGACCCCAGCGCCGCGGGCACGCAAATGACGCCGGTGTTTTTCGTTAGCGGCCAGAAACTGGAACTGGGCACCAAGGATGCCGATCGTCGCCAACAGCTTGCCGAGTGGATCACGGCGCCGTCGAATCCCTGGTTCGCGAAGGCGCTTGTCAACCGCATGTGGGCCGAGTTGGTGGGCCACGGCTTTTACGAACCGATTGACGATCTAGGCCCCGACCGGACGCCGACCGCCCCGAAGACGATCGAGCTTCTGTCCCAGGAATTCGCCAATCACCGCTACGACGTGAAATGGCTGCTGCGCACGATCATGGCCACCGAGGCGTATCAGCGTGCCAGCCGTTCGCCGAACGAAGAGGGCCCGACCACCTTTGCCGCCAACTGCCCACAACCGCTCCGTGCGGACCAGGTTTTCAGTGCATTGGCCGCGGCGCTGGCGATCGACGAATCGCAATTCGCGCCGCCGGCGGGGCAGCAGGGGCTGGGCGCGCAGCGATTCGCACGGGGGCCACGGGCTGAGTTCGAGCGCACGTTCGGCTACGATCCGAGCGCCCCGCGCGACGAGGTCGCGGCTTCGATTCCGCAGGCTTTGTTGATGATGAACTCTCCGTTCTTGAACCGGGCCATTAGCGCCAAGAACTCCAACACGGTTCTCAACAAGCTACTGGCCGAGAACGCCGACGACGAAACGATCGCCACCGAACTGTACTTGCGCTGCCTGGCACGCGAGCCGGAGCAAGTCGAGCTGGCGACCTGCCTGTCGTACGTCACCGCCAGCCCGGATCGCGCCGAAGCCTTCGAAGACATTCTCTGGGCGCTGGTGAATTCGACCGAATTCACGCGCCGCAAGTGA
- a CDS encoding Gfo/Idh/MocA family oxidoreductase, whose amino-acid sequence MSQIRLGLIGCGFVGRLHAQRLRNDPRAAIVACCDPDAAAARAFVAEYAPGAAIESDPADCIGRHRLDAVVICSPTPLHYQQVYTAFDHGLDVLCEKPLCSGREQILDLVERHRHQGRVLSVSYQRRYKSIYLTARRELTENASYYGPLRQVHIFVCERWHQGIIGTWRDDPNVGAGYFGDAGSHQVDIVHYLTGQQAEALYATSDKRGSRVEIVTQVMARLTGGASLAAHFVGDANHWREDIHFHCREADLLIRGEQLFRAKNNHVEPVPDLLPEGSPDSAFLDAIASRRPTISPAEAALPLYDWTAAVLESAREGRWITLPKAEVFE is encoded by the coding sequence ATGAGTCAGATTCGCCTCGGATTAATCGGTTGCGGATTTGTCGGCCGGTTGCACGCCCAGCGCTTGCGGAACGACCCGCGAGCCGCGATCGTGGCCTGTTGCGACCCGGACGCTGCCGCGGCCCGGGCGTTTGTCGCCGAATACGCCCCCGGAGCCGCTATAGAATCCGACCCCGCGGATTGTATCGGCCGGCACCGGCTCGACGCTGTCGTGATCTGCTCCCCCACCCCGCTGCATTATCAGCAGGTGTACACCGCCTTTGACCACGGACTGGACGTTCTGTGCGAGAAGCCGCTGTGCAGCGGCCGAGAGCAGATCCTCGACCTGGTCGAGCGGCATCGTCATCAGGGGCGCGTCCTGTCGGTTTCGTACCAGCGGCGCTACAAATCGATCTATCTCACGGCGCGCCGTGAGTTGACGGAGAATGCTTCTTACTATGGGCCGCTAAGGCAGGTGCACATCTTTGTCTGCGAGCGCTGGCACCAGGGCATCATCGGCACCTGGCGCGACGATCCGAACGTTGGGGCCGGCTATTTTGGTGATGCCGGCAGCCACCAGGTTGACATCGTGCACTACCTGACGGGGCAACAAGCCGAGGCGCTCTACGCCACGAGCGACAAGCGCGGCAGCCGGGTGGAAATCGTCACCCAGGTGATGGCCCGACTTACGGGCGGGGCCAGCCTGGCGGCGCACTTCGTCGGCGACGCCAACCACTGGCGCGAAGACATTCACTTTCATTGCCGGGAAGCCGACCTGCTGATCCGCGGCGAGCAGTTGTTTCGCGCCAAGAACAACCACGTCGAGCCGGTGCCCGATCTGTTGCCCGAGGGCTCGCCCGATAGCGCCTTTCTCGACGCGATTGCGAGCCGGCGGCCGACGATCTCACCGGCCGAGGCGGCGCTGCCGCTTTACGACTGGACGGCGGCCGTGCTGGAATCAGCCCGCGAAGGGCGCTGGATCACGCTGCCGAAGGCGGAGGTCTTCGAGTAG
- a CDS encoding lactate utilization protein C, whose amino-acid sequence MKREEFLARVRSAAEAGRAYRVHADATIPNSAGYVGAGDDLPGQLAVEITAVGGQATVVDDLPAAREVLSTLIEQYRPKTALCWQHPVLERLAVDSFLAERGIARLTHDGLAALPPNEQRQRILAADIGITSVTFAIAETGSLVMMSEPGRERLASLLPPVHVAIVERSQILPDLFDLFTEVQRAGYENLPSNLAFITGPSKTGDVEFTLTTGVHGPGKWHVIVVRA is encoded by the coding sequence GTGAAGCGCGAGGAATTCCTGGCCCGCGTGCGCAGCGCCGCCGAAGCGGGGCGCGCCTATCGCGTGCACGCCGACGCAACGATTCCCAATTCGGCGGGCTACGTCGGCGCCGGCGATGATCTGCCCGGGCAACTGGCAGTCGAAATCACGGCCGTGGGTGGGCAAGCCACGGTCGTCGATGATCTGCCGGCCGCGCGCGAGGTTCTATCAACGCTCATCGAGCAGTATCGGCCGAAAACAGCGTTGTGCTGGCAGCATCCGGTTTTAGAAAGGCTCGCGGTGGACAGCTTTCTTGCTGAGCGCGGCATCGCCAGGCTCACGCACGATGGCTTGGCGGCTCTTCCCCCGAACGAGCAACGCCAGCGTATTCTCGCCGCCGATATCGGCATCACGAGCGTCACGTTCGCCATCGCCGAAACGGGCAGCCTGGTCATGATGTCCGAACCGGGCCGCGAGCGCCTGGCCAGCCTGCTACCGCCGGTTCACGTCGCGATTGTCGAGCGATCGCAGATTCTGCCCGACCTCTTCGATCTGTTTACCGAAGTGCAGCGAGCCGGGTACGAGAACCTGCCCAGCAATTTGGCGTTCATCACCGGCCCCAGCAAAACGGGAGACGTCGAATTCACGCTCACCACCGGCGTCCACGGGCCCGGAAAGTGGCACGTGATCGTGGTGCGGGCGTGA
- a CDS encoding LutB/LldF family L-lactate oxidation iron-sulfur protein encodes MTSTTDYTRHPHHEFLAASAEALVDKNLQSSLSLLGSSLGHRNAAAFAAYPASAQMREKARAIKDATLAELDKHLETLEASVQARGGKVHFAADGAAACQIVVDILQKSGVRRAVKSKSMTSEEINLNPALEAAGIEPIETDFGEYIIQVAGQRPSHIVAPAIHLRATHVAEILSPVAGETLPPDATKLAAFARKRLRDAFATADAGITGANFVVAETGTIVLLENEGNIRLSTGMPRVHVAVVGIEKIIPRMEDLPVFLKILARGATGQKMSVYTSLITGARRDGELDGPEEFHLVLLDNGRTRILSGPLRESLFCIRCGACLNACPIFRNIGGHAYGGIYSGPIGAVLTPLYDGLVANHHLPHASSLCGACQAACPVKIAIPEMLIQLREQLHHEPGELGRIESWAYGLWARMMRSPTMYRLGTWLATRTAGRLWSQRWMRKLPGGLQGWTDSRDFPAPARERFRDWWESEGKEGPT; translated from the coding sequence ATGACATCGACCACCGATTACACACGCCACCCGCATCACGAATTCCTGGCCGCCAGCGCCGAAGCGCTCGTCGACAAGAACCTGCAATCGTCGCTGTCGCTGTTGGGTTCGTCGCTGGGGCATCGCAACGCGGCGGCGTTCGCCGCCTATCCTGCCTCGGCACAGATGCGTGAAAAGGCACGCGCCATCAAGGACGCCACCCTGGCCGAGTTGGACAAGCATCTGGAGACGCTGGAAGCGAGCGTGCAAGCCCGCGGCGGAAAAGTTCATTTCGCCGCCGATGGCGCCGCTGCCTGCCAGATCGTTGTCGACATCTTGCAAAAATCGGGAGTGCGGCGGGCCGTCAAAAGCAAGTCGATGACCAGCGAAGAGATTAATCTCAATCCGGCGCTCGAAGCGGCCGGCATCGAGCCGATCGAGACCGATTTCGGCGAGTACATCATTCAAGTCGCGGGACAGCGCCCTTCGCACATCGTGGCCCCGGCGATTCACTTGCGCGCCACGCACGTGGCCGAGATTCTCAGCCCCGTTGCCGGCGAAACTCTCCCGCCAGACGCAACAAAGCTGGCCGCCTTCGCCCGTAAACGCTTGCGCGACGCTTTTGCCACGGCCGACGCCGGCATTACCGGCGCGAACTTCGTCGTGGCCGAGACCGGCACGATCGTGCTCTTGGAGAACGAGGGCAATATCCGCCTTTCGACCGGCATGCCCCGCGTCCACGTGGCGGTGGTGGGCATTGAGAAAATCATTCCGCGGATGGAAGACTTGCCCGTCTTCTTGAAAATCCTCGCTCGCGGCGCGACCGGGCAGAAGATGTCGGTCTACACGTCCTTGATTACCGGGGCACGTCGTGACGGTGAGCTGGACGGGCCCGAGGAGTTCCACCTGGTACTCCTGGATAACGGGCGCACGCGAATCTTGAGCGGCCCCTTGCGCGAGAGCCTGTTTTGCATTCGCTGCGGTGCCTGCCTGAATGCCTGCCCGATCTTTCGCAACATCGGCGGCCATGCCTATGGCGGTATCTATTCCGGGCCCATCGGCGCCGTGTTGACGCCGCTCTACGACGGGCTGGTGGCGAATCATCATCTGCCTCATGCCTCGAGCTTGTGCGGCGCCTGCCAGGCGGCCTGCCCGGTGAAGATCGCCATACCCGAGATGCTCATCCAGCTGCGCGAGCAATTGCATCACGAGCCGGGCGAACTGGGACGCATCGAGTCGTGGGCCTATGGCCTGTGGGCGCGGATGATGCGCAGCCCGACCATGTACCGACTCGGCACCTGGTTGGCGACGCGCACCGCGGGGCGCCTCTGGTCGCAGCGGTGGATGCGAAAACTTCCCGGCGGCTTGCAGGGTTGGACCGACAGCCGCGATTTCCCGGCGCCGGCGCGCGAGCGCTTTCGCGATTGGTGGGAGAGCGAGGGAAAGGAAGGTCCGACGTGA
- a CDS encoding MFS transporter, whose translation MHDSSVSNESSASRRIRLPVRYLVLGWFCLAAALAYGPRPLLGLCATAVQDELSLSDEAFGWALGAFFLSYSLFQIPAGWLAGRWGSRAALAVSMAGCSIAATFTGAASGLPSLMFWRLGTGTFQAGIFPACTSSFAHWFPRTERAVASGLLTGFMSAGGAAAVALGGWLLKHEYVGWRGAFVLVGFPGILWAVGFYWWFRNRPAEHTSVSPAELAKIGAGASEKEVNAPTESELEPTPWLVLLTSVPLWLISAQQFFRAAGYALFLSWFPKYVQEEYGSSVEEAGILTSIALVAVTVGSPIGGIWSDWLLARTGSRRVSRKWLSVVTMLTCAAFFLAAGFATSARTALVLFTGAAFFGSIAGPAAYAITIDMGGRHVPTVFGIMNMGGNVGATVFPIVVGKLIAITGSWTWIPAFVAGIYIAGGMLWLGLDTHGTIFDRDAAAE comes from the coding sequence ATGCATGACAGTTCGGTGAGCAACGAGTCGAGCGCATCGCGCCGAATCCGGCTGCCGGTTCGCTACCTGGTGCTCGGCTGGTTCTGCCTGGCGGCGGCCCTCGCGTACGGGCCGCGCCCCCTGCTGGGCCTGTGCGCCACGGCCGTGCAAGACGAGTTGTCGCTGTCGGACGAAGCCTTTGGCTGGGCGCTGGGGGCGTTCTTCCTTAGCTATTCGTTGTTTCAGATTCCCGCCGGCTGGTTGGCTGGTCGCTGGGGAAGCCGCGCGGCCTTGGCCGTGAGCATGGCGGGATGCTCGATCGCCGCCACCTTCACCGGCGCAGCGTCGGGCCTGCCCTCGCTCATGTTCTGGCGCCTGGGGACCGGCACGTTCCAGGCGGGGATTTTTCCCGCCTGCACGTCGTCGTTCGCTCACTGGTTTCCGCGCACCGAGCGCGCCGTGGCCAGCGGCCTCTTGACCGGATTCATGTCGGCCGGCGGTGCGGCGGCCGTGGCGCTGGGCGGGTGGCTGCTGAAGCACGAATACGTCGGCTGGCGCGGCGCGTTCGTACTCGTCGGATTTCCAGGCATTCTGTGGGCCGTCGGCTTTTATTGGTGGTTTCGCAATCGACCGGCCGAGCACACAAGCGTAAGTCCCGCCGAACTTGCCAAGATTGGCGCGGGCGCTTCAGAGAAAGAGGTGAACGCGCCGACTGAGTCGGAACTTGAACCCACTCCCTGGCTGGTGCTGCTCACGAGCGTGCCGCTGTGGCTAATCTCGGCGCAGCAGTTCTTTCGTGCGGCGGGCTATGCGCTCTTTCTCAGTTGGTTCCCAAAATACGTGCAAGAGGAATACGGATCGTCCGTGGAAGAAGCCGGCATTTTGACGAGCATTGCGCTCGTCGCCGTGACCGTGGGCTCGCCGATTGGTGGCATCTGGTCCGACTGGCTACTCGCCCGCACTGGCAGCCGCCGCGTCAGTCGTAAATGGCTGTCGGTCGTGACGATGCTTACTTGTGCCGCCTTTTTCTTGGCCGCAGGCTTTGCGACCAGTGCCCGTACGGCCCTTGTGCTGTTCACTGGCGCCGCGTTCTTCGGCTCGATCGCGGGCCCCGCGGCCTATGCCATCACGATCGATATGGGGGGCCGACACGTGCCCACCGTGTTCGGCATTATGAACATGGGGGGCAACGTCGGGGCAACGGTTTTTCCGATCGTGGTCGGCAAGTTGATCGCAATCACCGGAAGTTGGACTTGGATCCCCGCCTTCGTCGCCGGCATTTACATTGCCGGGGGAATGTTGTGGCTCGGGCTCGATACGCACGGAACGATTTTCGATCGCGACGCAGCGGCCGAGTGA
- the dgoD gene encoding galactonate dehydratase yields the protein MKITAIETHVCNARMRNWIFVKVLTDQPGLWGWGEATLEWHTRAVVGAIEDLAPLLIGEDPTRVEHLWQMMFRQHFWHGNGVVRGTAISGIDIALWDIVGKLHGVPCHKLWGGPVRDYIRTYCHLGGGRMEDMYESAPGDAPRFAELAARAVDEGFTAMKTMAVPETGPLEGLRPIRYAEACVRAMRDAVGDGIDLMVDCHARPSPRMGLLFAKALEPYELYWLEEPCWPEAPAAMADIQHAVRTPIATGERLIGIHAFREFFERRAFSVAQPDITHTGGLSEARRIAALAEAYRVALAPHNPQGPVSTAASLEFGFATPSYIICESVHLDVPWRQEIVTEGFTVERAGRIVRSSTKPGLGIEINEAAIRKHPFEQELPQRTFYADGSVGDW from the coding sequence ATGAAAATCACCGCCATCGAAACGCACGTTTGCAACGCCCGCATGCGGAACTGGATCTTCGTCAAGGTCCTGACCGATCAGCCGGGACTGTGGGGGTGGGGCGAGGCCACGCTCGAGTGGCACACCCGCGCCGTGGTCGGCGCCATCGAGGATCTGGCGCCGCTCTTGATCGGCGAAGATCCGACGCGCGTCGAGCATCTCTGGCAAATGATGTTTCGCCAGCACTTCTGGCACGGCAACGGCGTCGTGCGCGGCACGGCCATCAGCGGCATCGACATCGCGCTGTGGGACATCGTGGGCAAGCTGCACGGCGTCCCCTGCCACAAACTTTGGGGCGGTCCCGTGCGCGATTACATTCGCACGTATTGCCACCTGGGCGGCGGGCGGATGGAAGATATGTACGAATCCGCGCCGGGCGACGCGCCGCGCTTCGCCGAGTTGGCGGCCCGCGCCGTGGACGAAGGCTTTACGGCCATGAAAACCATGGCCGTGCCCGAGACCGGGCCGCTCGAAGGGCTACGCCCGATCCGCTATGCCGAGGCGTGCGTTCGCGCGATGCGTGACGCGGTCGGCGACGGCATCGATCTGATGGTCGACTGCCACGCGCGCCCGTCGCCGCGCATGGGGTTGCTGTTTGCGAAAGCGCTCGAGCCGTACGAACTTTACTGGCTGGAAGAACCGTGCTGGCCCGAGGCGCCGGCCGCGATGGCCGACATTCAGCACGCCGTGCGCACGCCGATCGCGACGGGCGAACGACTGATCGGCATTCACGCGTTTCGCGAGTTCTTCGAGCGCCGCGCGTTCAGCGTGGCTCAGCCCGACATCACGCATACCGGCGGACTGTCCGAGGCACGGCGGATCGCGGCGCTGGCCGAGGCGTACCGGGTGGCACTTGCCCCGCACAATCCGCAAGGGCCGGTCAGCACGGCGGCGTCGCTGGAATTCGGTTTCGCCACGCCCAGCTACATCATCTGCGAATCGGTCCACCTCGACGTTCCCTGGCGGCAAGAGATTGTCACCGAGGGCTTCACGGTCGAGCGTGCCGGCCGCATCGTCCGCTCCAGCACCAAGCCCGGTTTGGGCATCGAAATCAACGAAGCCGCGATCCGCAAGCATCCGTTCGAGCAAGAGCTACCGCAACGCACGTTCTACGCCGACGGCAGCGTGGGGGATTGGTAA
- a CDS encoding (2Fe-2S) ferredoxin domain-containing protein — translation MPPFACHVFVCCNTREPGHPRGCCDPDASEALRNLFAAELKGRKLEAPVRANRAGCLDQCEYGPTVVIYPQQIWYGRVRAEDVPRIVDETIIGGRVLDDLRIPDECLNTKGKVPWPHA, via the coding sequence ATGCCTCCGTTTGCCTGTCACGTGTTTGTGTGCTGCAACACCCGCGAGCCCGGCCACCCGCGCGGCTGCTGCGATCCGGATGCCAGCGAGGCGCTGCGCAACCTTTTTGCGGCCGAACTGAAAGGGCGAAAGCTGGAAGCGCCGGTGCGAGCGAATCGGGCCGGCTGCCTCGACCAGTGCGAGTATGGGCCGACCGTCGTGATCTACCCGCAACAGATTTGGTACGGCCGCGTGCGCGCCGAGGATGTGCCGCGCATCGTCGACGAAACGATCATTGGTGGCCGCGTGCTCGATGATCTACGCATCCCTGACGAGTGCCTGAATACCAAGGGCAAGGTTCCCTGGCCGCACGCGTAA